The Triticum aestivum cultivar Chinese Spring chromosome 5A, IWGSC CS RefSeq v2.1, whole genome shotgun sequence genomic sequence taattgggattgagaatgctgtcaaccattctcaatgtttaacaaccaccatgatatttaaataaatctattcctttaaagtagggaaaaattggatttatgcaaaactgtaaccatagagctttccaccagccaaatatgcatatagtatagctgtttcattccattattctctatgtgttaccttgccagcatattccatgtgctgacccgtttcgggctgcaacgttaatgttgcagacttttcagatgatgattaaggagtttttaggtcgtggttctatactcagtgatgccgttggagttgatggactcacttatctttcaagccttctgctgttatcgttattagatggccttaagccatatttatttgtaataagttctctatggagacattcgatgtaataagtgtgtgattgctactctgctataaatcctccgagtactgtgtggtgtcagcattactgatccagggatgacaccggaacacagagatcagactgtttaaggtctggtcgctacagtgtagtacatggccgactggagatcctgaggtccccgaagctccacgtccacgctTCCTAACATCCATTGTTGACTTGTTGTCTATGCTTATTTTTCCCAGgctcttgaaggaaatatgacctagaggcaataataaagttattatttatttccttatatcatgataaatgtttattattcatgctagaattgtattaaccggaaacataatacatgtgtgaatacatagacaaacagagtgtcactagtatgcctctacttgactagctcgttaatcaaagatggttatgtttcctaaccatgaacaaagagttattatttgattaacgaggtcacatcattagttgaatgatctgattgacatgacccattccattagcttagcacccgatcgtttagtatgttgctattgcttttcttcatgacttatacatgttcctatgactatgagattatgcaactcccgtttaccggaggaacactttaggtgctaccaaacgtcacaacgtaactgggtgattataaaggaccattacaggtgtctccaaaggtagatgttgggttggcgtatttcgagattaggatttgtcactccgattgtcggagaggtatctctgggcccactcggtaatgcacatcacataagccttgcaagcattacaactaatatgttagttgtgagatgatgtattacggaacgagtaaagagacttgccggtaacgagattgaactaggtattggataccaacgatcgaatctcgggcaagtaacataccaatgacaaagggaacaacgtatgttgttatgcggtctgaccgataaagatcttcgtagaatatgtaggagccaatatgggcatccaggtcccgctattggttattgaccggagacatgtctcggtcatgtctacattgttctcgaacccgtagggtccgcacgcttaaggttatgactgtaatattatgagtttatgcattttgatgtaccgaaggttgttcggagtcccggatgtgatcacgggcatgacgaggagtctcaaaatggtcgagacgtaaagattgatatattggaagcctatgtttggatatcggaagtgttccgggtgaaatcgggattttacaggagtaccgggaggttaccggaacccccccccgggagctatatgggccttagtgggctttagtggaaaggagaaagtggcagcccaaggtggctgtgcgcctccccccttcccctagtcctattaggactaggagaggtggtcggccccctctctctctttcccccctcaaggaatcctattccaactaggattgggggggggggggaatcctactcccagagggagtaggactctcctggcgcgccctcccttggccggccagcctcccccctctagtcctttatatactgaggtagaggcatcgtagaacacacaagttgatccacgtgatctattccttagccgtgtgcggtgcccccagccaccatattcctcgataatactgtagcggagtttaggcgaagccctgctgctgtagtgcatcaagatcgtcaccacacagtcgtgctgacggaactcttccccgacactttgctggatcggagtccggggatcgtcatcgagctgaacgtgtgctcgaactcggaggtgccgtagtttcggtgcttgatcggttggatcgtgaagacgtacgactacttcctctacgttgcgtcaacacttccacagtcggtctgcgtgggcacgtagacaacactctcccctctcgttgctatgcatcacatgatcttgcgtgtgcgtaggaatttttttgaaattactacgaaacccaacagctcCCAACTGTGCCATCACTTTGTGTTGTTGCGTCTCTAGCACTGTGCTTTTCACCATGTATCTAACAGGGATCAATGCGGAGTAGTTTGCTGGGTGTCTGACGCATGGTCGTTGCCGCGTACCCGCCATGCCCAACCATGAGCACGAGTAGATGGAGCAGACATACACACGCGGCCCTGAACACGCAAGGACCTAGAGCATGTGGATGTGACACTAGTGAAAACTCATGGCTCGCAAGCATGTATGTCGTCTTCCACTTCCACTTCGATGCCGCCTACCCTTCTACCCGTCCGACCACATTATCTTCATCAACGTTTTGCGCGACGAACAATGCCTTAGTTTGCGCTGTTGTATGTCCAACGTGCGAAGCTTTTGCAAATCACAGCGGTGCGCGTGGAGGATGGCATGCGTCGCGCGAAATAGGATTGACCTGTTCGAAGTTCATGTTTTTTATCTTTTCATATGTGATAACAATTAAAGAAAATTGAATACGACATTTAAAAATATCATTTCAactcaaaaaaatcattaaaaattcCATAAAACCGAAATAATTATATCAGACTTTGGAAAAATATTTTCCATCCATTTTTATAAATCCATATTGTTTCAGAAATTCTATTTTGGGCCTTATAATAATTATCGAAAAATAATCTCATGGTTCAAATAATGCCAAAATATTTTTCGAGTCCAAATAATATTCACATCATTTTCAGCTATTTTATTTGGAGGAAGTCACTCTATCTCCTCTCATGTTTGAATTGAAAACTGTTTGTTTGAATATtctaaaatccaaataaatttcaaATGCATCCAATATCCAGACGGAGCACTTTGGGAAaatcattttatcccctctcttttcaAATACAAAGTTGAAATGCTACCCAAACAGTCAAACTCTAACAAAGGTGAATGCAAAACAATTATTACACCAtagcgtattcgagaaaaaaaacaattattacaaatTTAGATattttttgggatgttacatgcaaACTGCGAATCAGTACTACCGGCCCAATCCAAAATCAACCGGGCAATCTCGGAAAGAATCAGGTCCGGTTCAGCATCCTCCTTTCTGAGACCCATCGCAGTCCGCCGCTGTCCGCTCGCCCAAACCCCGCGCCGCACAGCCGccacggccagcagcagcagcaacacaccCGCCGCAAAACCCGCGCCTGCCGGCCGCCCAtgtctccctccgcgccgccggccgCCCTCCGCCTCGCGAGCCCGCCCAaagccctcctccccgcgctctcACCGTCCTCCGCCCGCTCCCCCCGCCTCTCCATGTCGACGACCCCCTCTCGTCCCCGCGCCACACCGCTCGCCGCGACAGCTGGCGGAGGCGGCGCGGCCCCTTCCCTCCTCGCCGCGGACCCGGGCCACCGCGACTCCGTCATCCTCGCCGCGCGCGGTGCCATGACGAACTGCCTCGGCGAGACCCACCTCGACCTCGTCGTCCCCGGGCTCCGCCTCGCCGCCAAGGGCAAGGTGAGCAAAGAGTCGACTTACCTGCTACGGGAGGTTCTCGAAGGTTCTGTTGAGTGACCGTTGGTGTTTGATGTGCAGGTGAGGGATGTCTACGAGAGCGGGGAGCACCTGGTGCTGGTGACCACCGACCGTCAGAGCGCGTTCGACCGTGTCCTCGCCTCCATCCCATTCAAAGGGCAGGTATGCTCCTCAGCCGTTACCATCATATGTTAATGTTGATAGGCATAGGATTCTTCAGTTATGCTTCAAGCTTGCTTTAGTAAAGTTGCCATAGCAAGGTCACCCCGTATGATGCAGGTTTTCTACTCATAATTCAAGTTTCAGATTAATCCCTCTTTAAAGTTATGATGGTCCATTTTTGAAGTAATACAACAAGCCTGAAGCATTTGTTCATAGTCATGTCTACAATTGATGTGCACAACGTTGTTACGCTGCATGATGCATCATCTTATCTGTCCCTATGCACAGAAGTGCAGAACCTGAATATATTAGAGTCAGGACAAAGTCGCCACTGCTATAAGTTACTCTGTTGTGCTTGAACACAAATGTTGATTTCAGGTTCTTAACGAGACAAGCCTTTGGTGGTTCAATAGGACCAGTCACATCACTCCAAATGCAGTGGTCTCTAGTCCTGACAGGAATGTGACAATTGCCAAAAGCTGCTCAGTTTTTCCAGTTGAATTTGTTGGTGAGACCTAACTCATGCTGCATATCTTGCTTATTTCTTCTACTAGTTTGCAATCTTACCAGGCATAATCTTGATGGAAGTGCTAAGCAATTAGTTTGTTTTCAGTGAGGGGATTCGTTACTGGAAGCACTGATACATCACTATGGACAGTTTATAACAAGGGCGTGAGGAATTACTGTGGAAATGCCATTCCTGATGGTATGCTAACCAATATTGATACAATCTGGATGTCTCTTCCTTCTCTCTTATGAGTGGATTCCTTGTTACAGGCATGGTAAAGAATCAAAAGCTGCCAGCAAATATCCTCACGCCAACAACTAAAGCTGCTGATCATGATGTCCCTATCACTCCTGATGAggtttctcctttttcttttccttcctgAAATTCTGTCTCTTCCCATATTCTAGAACATAGAGAAATCCATGTTGTAAGGATCAGATCTCCTCCAAACTAATACTAGTTTATAGAGGGAAAGTATTACTACATGATCTTAGATTATTTTCTAATATTGGCATAGAAATAATTAAAAGCTTAAAGACTCATCATTCTGTAAGAAGGTTGCTGCTAGTAATTGAAGTTTATCGTTCACTTGCTAATAGTAAATATATCTACTTTAGTGATGTGTAGTGCATTACACCTTTTATTCTTTATTGAAGTTTTCCTGCTGAGACTACCTTCTGTTGTTACATTATTTTCCGTTGAAAGAGCCCCTTATTTATGATGGTATTCTTCAGATAGTCAAGTCAGGGCTGATGTCCAAGGATGATTTTGATGAGGCAAGAAGCAAAGCCTTAAGCTTATTTGAGTGTGGACAGGTAACCTTTTATGTCATCTCCTTTCTAGAAGCTCCCAGGTCCATGTTTAGGGCCCTCCCCAGTTGACTTCACTGACCATGTTTGACATATTGAGCTTGGAATACTTATCTTTCATTGCCAATGCATTCACTTTTGATCCTTGTTGTTTGTCCTCTTAATTTAATATGTGCCCATAGTTATTATTTTGTAAATATATCTACATGGAGGCACATATTTAATTGTTTTGAGACAATATAGTACAGTGAGTTGAGACCCTGTGCATGCTATTTTTATCCACTGCCCACCTATAGCCGTAGCTGATTGTTCTCTTCTTGCAGAAAGTGGCATTAGAGAATGGAGTAATTCTAGTTGACACAAAGTATGAGTTTGGAAAAACAGCTGATGGGACAGTTGTGTTAATTGACGAGGTTGTGTTTTCTGACTTACCCTTTCTTCTATGTGTTAAGTTACTTTTTGCTATCCTTCCTATGCATGGAGCAAAATCCCATGAGGTTTCTCTCTTGTGTATAAGCATATACATGTTACAGTTCTTTCAGTGTAGACACTTACGCTTTGGTACTTTTAATGTGTGATATATTCAACCTGTATGGTTAGACTTGACATCTTTGCACTAAGTAACTAACTATACACATGGAAAAGATCCTAGAGACTTTACAGTGTCTGTATTCATTTTGTTGAAATATTTCCTGGGATCTTGAGTTTTTACTTCTacaaaatcatgatgatatcctcctccttcttcttcttgttgttgttgtaaaatcatgatgatatcctCCTTTCCAATAAGCAGGTACATACACCTGACTCCAGCAGATATTGGATTGCTAATTCATATGAAGAGAGATTCAAATCTGGCCTTGAACCTGAAAATGTTGACAAGGTAACCTACAATTATTCGTACACACAAACGCTAAAGGGTGCCCTTTACTCTCCTGTGACTTTCCGCGTCAGTAATACTATGTATAATGGAAATACTGAAAAGTTGATTTAATTTTCATCAGGAGTTCTTAAGGCTGTGGTTCAAGAATAATTGCAATCCATATGAAGATAAGGTATCTTACTTTTCTTCCCGGTCTGATTGTTAACACTGTTTAAGCATGTCTTCCATACTGAGCCAGTTATCAATCCTAAATTAATCATGGAACTGCCAGTCAAAATCTTCCATTGCATCCATTCCGTAGTTTGTTTTTGCTTATTAATTATTCTGAAACACAGGTTCTTCCAGAAGCTCCAGAAGAATTAGTTTCTGAACTTGCTTGGCGGTATGTTAGTTTCTATAGCTTCCCCTTGTTTTCCACATAAAGGCAATTTTGCAACCACCAGATTGTTGTTCATCTCTATGTATATGAAACTGAAGAAAGCATGATATCTTGTAGTAGTTCGCTAAACTGTTTCCATGAATATCCACTGCAGGTACATATTCCTGTTTGAAACAATTACAAATACGAAGTTTGAGATCCCAGAAACACAGGTATGTAGAGGACTGCTTTTATGCTTCTTGCTTAGTACCCCCTCCGTcataaaataagtgtctcaactttactACAATTTTAGTACAAAGGTGTagcaaagttgagacacttattttgggacggagggagtagtaaccaaACACTCGAGCCTTGTTTTGTTAACTGCAGGAACCGATCCATGAGAGGATATCAAGGAACGTGGCACAAGCCTTACGGAATTTATAGTTGCTAACACTGAAAAAAGCACTTGCTCGTGACAATAAGAGGTGCACTTTTGCTACTAAGATTCCCTGTAGTTGCTATGTGCACATGAGAGCTATGAGCTGATGAGCCCATTGAAGATTGTTTTTTATTTTCGACGAGCAGGAATGCATATGCCTGGTTATGTAATGTGCGATAGAGTAGAGAGAAATAATTGAAAGTGGTCACTGTTTCTGTTTGGGTGAGCATCTGGTATGCTCCACTGTTGACTAAATCATGTTTGGAGTGCTGAAGAAGATAAATGCAATATGCAACCTTCTACCTGTCTTGTGTAAAAGTTGCAGAGGTCGCCCCAATTTTCGTTTGCAGAATTAACCATTTGACTCTGCCTTGTGCAAAATCGTTTTGGTACACACATTTCCCGAGCTATTTGTGAAGATTACGTATGACTTACATGTGACAACTCCCCAAAAAATAAATATCTGCTATTGAGATAACCCTCTGATCCACCATTTCGCGTCCCTGTCTCGTTGACTATTTGAACTAACTAAAACTACTTTCGGAGGGAGTTTTGACTCCTTGGAAGACAACCACGACCCGGCAACCCAGATCTGGACTTCTTTTATACTACTAGTTCACGAGCAGAGGAGGGATCAGACATCAAAGCAGCAAGCAGCATGGAGGCCCAACAATGGCGGAGAAGGTGTTTGGCATGTGGGCGAGCCCGATGGCCATCCGGGTTGAGCCGGCAACATTTGTGACTAGGTTTGCAGGAAACATCAATTCATTAATCTGTTGCATAAAACACCTTATTAGCAGTAAATTTGTTGCAAAAAGCACTGATTGAATGATTTGACTCATTTaatcactttctgacaagtggggccTAACTGTCAAGAGCTGACTTGGGAAACAAATGTTATACACACCCCTAAATCTAAAAATAAAAAGCAATCAACCCCTTTGCAACCGCTGCCTGCCCTCGCAACAAaccacgccaccgccgccggaaGCCCACCCGCCTCCCTGCCTCGATGACCGCAGCCCCGCTCGATTGGATCGAGAGGAGCTCCTCGATCTAGAGCCTCCCCTCGTCCTTGGGCCTTCCGGCTACCAGCGAACGCCGCCGGCGAACCAACCCGGCGCACCCGCCGCCCCTCTGCCCTGCTCCTTCTCCATCCTCCTTCTCTTCTCCCTGTGCCCTCTCTGACACAGCCGCCGGTTTCCGCAGGACCTCCATGGAGATCGCCCGATTTGCTACAAATCGCTATGGCCGCCTCCCCAACAACTCGCCGTTGGATCCGAGCATGCCCGATCTGGAGCACCTCTCCTGATCTCCCTCGCGCCCGACCCCGCCTAGATCCGGAGCCTCGCCGCCGGACCCCCTCCTCTGCGCCCCATTCCAGCCGCTGTCGGCCATGGCAGGAGCCACGCCGCCGCATACTGAAACGGACGCTCCGCTGTCACCATCCTGCCTTGCGCCGTCGTCGTCTGCACTTCGTTGTCCCCATCATCAACGCCATCAACACCGGCCTGGACGCCGCCGATCGCTGCAGCATCGGCAAGCCAACCTAAAAAATGAGCACACTCCGGCCACCTCCTCGTCCCTCGTCGCGGCCATAGCCAGGCAACAAGGACGACAACGGCGCCAGGGCGCCGCGTGCCGGACGAGTTCACGCTGCTTCGGCAGGAGGGATTGTGCACGGTGGTGTGCGTGTGGGGGGTCTGATTGCTTTTGTTTTTTTAATCTAGGGGTGTATGTGTTATTTTTTTGCTAAGTTAATTCCTTACAATCTGGCCCCACTTGTAAGAAAGTGATTAAACGAGTGAAATCATTCAatcagtgctttttgcaacgaCTTAACCGATTTTTGAGTGTTTTCTGCAACGGATTAACGAGTTGATGGTTTCATGCAAACCTAGCCGCAAATGTGGTGATTTTTTACAATTGACTCCCAAGAAGGTGCCGGTGCTGGTCCACGACGGCAAGCCCATCGCCGAGTCCACCGTCATCGTCGAGTACATCGACGAGGCGTGGAAGGACGGCTACCCCATCATGCCGGCCGATCCCTACGACCGGGCTCAGGCCAGGTTCTGGGCCAGGTTCGCCGACGACAAGGTACACACATATACTCTGTCCAGAAAGCACTCCTAGAGATATGCTCCTTAGGTACACACAGCAGCTCTAAAAATGACAGGATTGGGTTGGGGTTTGTTCAGTGCAACGCCGCCATCTACCCGGTCTTCACGGCGACCGGCGAGGCGCAGCGCGAGGTGGTGCGCGAGGCCCAGCGGTGCCTGAAGACGCTGGAGAAGGCCCTGGTGGGGAAGAAGTTCTGGGGGCGACGCCGTCGGCTACCTCGACGTCGTGCTTGGGTGGTACGCGCACTGGCTGCCGATCATCGAGGAGGTCTCCGGCGCCAGCGTggtcaccgacgaggagctgcCTCTGATGAAGGCCTGGTTCGGCCGGTTCCTGGCCGTCGACGTGGTGAAGGAGACCCTGCCGCCGAGGGACAAGCTCCTGGCGCTCAACAAGGCTCGCCGTGAGCAGCTGCTCTCGGCCTAGAGCAGCACCTGTTCCGAGCCTTCCAGCTAGTACTTAAGCTTCTGCCATGGATTATCCATGGTGGATAAATAAGCGGTGAGCATTTGCACATTGTGCAACAAATGTTTGGAGCTTCTTTCAGCCGCCTGCTTCACACTCCCAGTTTCCGTTATATATAAACTTCACCCATGATGTTATATATACGGTGCAATATACACTGCCTACTTATTTCCTCGAATGTGAAAACAAAAATGACAAGGCAAATGCACATCAGTTACTTGTTATTTTTCGAATTGAGGAGCATGTCTCACAATTTCACTTCATCATGAAATTGATAAAACACAGCAAATCGTGCCCAAAATGGTCCTGCTGAGCCAAAGCTACAGCGCTCATACAAGGCCGGAAGGCCCTGGCCTATAAAAAGTGACGCAGCACCAAGATGATAACCCCGCGGCCATCTAGCAGCTAAGGGCATGGCGACCCGCAAAAAATCTTCCGCATTCGTCCACGGACATAGATGTAGGAGACAACGCTACATCATCAACGACAACCTGCAAAAATCTTTCGTATTTATTCGCGGACATGAATGCGAGAGGCAGCCATCCAACGCTAGTGCATACATTTCAAACCATAttttaagagcatctacagccggacttggcaaattcTACCCCTCAAACACCCGGggacgcgcccgggcgcgtccgctgGCACTGACCAGACACCCCTCAAATAACGTAACCCACATCCGGACACTTCTACTGTCATATCTCAAAcccatacaaactcatgcaactaagTCGATGCACACACATCGTCCGGCTACTCCATCACTACTAACTAAACATGCCATCGGACtatcaaaatttggcatgtttggctatggtggagttcaTCCACGGATGCCCTTACCCTTCCCGAcgcccttgccatccttcttgcgGAAGTATCGGTCGAAGACGCAGTACCGATCGAGTCGGATCTGCTCGTCGCCATCActatcctccttctcctccttcggtGGCAGTCCAGCCATGGCACGAACCGTCCGATTCTGCTCCCGGACGAGAGCACGCGTGTTCCTCCGCTGCCGTTTCTTCACAATGCGGgcgcggatggcttcctcctcGACGGCCGCCTGCACCGCCGCATCAGCCGCCTCCACCATCGCCATTTCCGCCGTGATACGGGCCTTggcggcccttatcctctccttcccagaGCGGGCCACCTGGTCCCGATGGGACTCATAGCATGTCTGAccggtgatggggaaggagaggGATTCCGGCTGCCGGGACCGCGAGGATATAGCCCCGGAGGACCCGAGCGCCTGGTGAGCCGACGCTATGGAGCCgcggtgcactacaaaaaaaaaatacacttccgtgatgatacatgtttgtcacagtaggtcgctttttttgtcatgcatgtacatccatgaaaaatttatgacagaatcaagatagttatacctgtgctgtcgtagaagtgttccatgacattaccaaaattatcatcacgaaagtgtccactttcatgacgataaatcacgcgtcacagaagtgctttcgtcaagggtgaccgacacgtggcatccactgtaacggaacgccgttaagctatcgggtcgggttttggatccgataacccgttaacagccccgaccaatgggaaatttccacgtgtaaaattcttattggccggacgaaacacgtgtcagctcgtcagtgggtcagataggcgcctatgatacgtcgacacgtggcacgacccaacagaggcccattcctgtgaaaaggccgccccgtttgacttggtcaaaaggtggcgggccggcccatgtaaagcctgctgacgacctgttcgcatatagcccatttacagcccgctaacccaagacccgttacgccctatccgaattaggcctagtagcgtcatctgggccatccaatatgattccagcccgttttcacttctggcccatgtatggcccatgacgtctttcggcccatatgaggccctatgtaactcttggcctattaacggcccgtggtgaaactgacccctaatgaacagtgtatcactttacatccattaacggcccgtggtgaaactggcccgtaatgaacagtgtatcactttatacccattaacggcccgttattccgttggtctgtttccagcccatgt encodes the following:
- the LOC123104033 gene encoding phosphoribosylaminoimidazole-succinocarboxamide synthase, chloroplastic, with the translated sequence MSPSAPPAALRLASPPKALLPALSPSSARSPRLSMSTTPSRPRATPLAATAGGGGAAPSLLAADPGHRDSVILAARGAMTNCLGETHLDLVVPGLRLAAKGKVRDVYESGEHLVLVTTDRQSAFDRVLASIPFKGQVLNETSLWWFNRTSHITPNAVVSSPDRNVTIAKSCSVFPVEFVVRGFVTGSTDTSLWTVYNKGVRNYCGNAIPDGMVKNQKLPANILTPTTKAADHDVPITPDEIVKSGLMSKDDFDEARSKALSLFECGQKVALENGVILVDTKYEFGKTADGTVVLIDEVHTPDSSRYWIANSYEERFKSGLEPENVDKEFLRLWFKNNCNPYEDKVLPEAPEELVSELAWRYIFLFETITNTKFEIPETQEPIHERISRNVAQALRNL